TATGTTTAAAATACCAAGCCTTTTGCTGCGCAAACTATACACCTACGGCAGCCTGATGAACACCAAAACCGGTTTCCGGTTTGAAGCCAAAAACCGCCTGAGCGACGCCAATGTGCTCGGGGTATATGGCATCGTAGTTGACGGTCACGAATATGAAGCCGCCAAAGTGACGGTTGAACTGATGGACGGACGCAAGCTGCCCATTCGGGAAGTGACCGCTGAGAACAACATTGATCTGAAACTGCGCGATACGGTTGTGTTTCATGTAGAAGCTGAGCCCCTTGAAAAGGGCAAGCATGAAGTCCGGTTCAATTTCCTCACGGAGAAAGTCGGCAAGCTGAGCGTTCAGGTGGAAGACGCCCTTGGCGAGGTGTCCGAGCAGCGGGTACGCATCCCGCTTGATAAGAAAAACGACTATAGTCCTGAAGCGATTAAGGCCCGTCAGGAATTTGTGGAGCAGTACAGCGGCACCAAACTGAAGCACATCCCGCACTATTCTATCGATCCTGAAACGACGCAGGGAAACTGTGAAGCCTTCACCGGTGTCGCGCAGATTCCGCTTGGGTTTGCCGGACCGATTCAGGTAAACGGCGAGCATGCGCAGGGTGAATTTATCGTGCCGCTTGCGACAACGGAAGGTACGCTCGTGGCCTCCTACAACCGCGGCATCAAAGCCGTGAACCTTTCCGGGGGCGTGAAGTGTACGGTTTCGGTTGACTGCATGCAGCGCGCGCCGGTTTACATTTTTGACAATGCCCGTGATGCCCGTGATTTTGTGGACTGGATCAATCAGCCGGCCAACATGGCGCGTATACGCGAGGAATCTGAGGCAACATCGAGCGTCGCAAAGCTGCTCTATATTGATTCTTATCTCTCGAATAAGTTTGCCTACCTGCGCTTCAACTTTGCGACGGGCGATGCCGCCGGGCAAAACATGGTAGGCCGGGCAACGTTTGCGGCCTGTTCGTGGATTCTCGACGCCTATCCCGGCAAGACCCGCTTCTATCTGGAATCCAACTTTGCGACCGATAAAAAAGCGTCGCAGGTTAATGTGATGCGCACGCGCGGCAAGCGGGTAACTGCGGAAGCCGTTATTAAACGGAACGTGCTGATCGAGACCCTGCGCGTGGAGCCGGAGAGCCTGTACTATCACAACGGCGTATCGACCATCGGAGCCTTCATCAGCGGCGCCAACAACAATGGGGCGCACTCGCCAAACGCCATCACGGCCATGTTCATCGCACTTGGTCAGGATGTGGCAAATGTCTCGGAATCCTCTGCCGGTATCCTGTACTCCGAGCTGACTCCCGAAGGCGACCTGTACATTTCGCTCACCATCCCGTCACTGATTGTAGCAAGCTATGGCGGCGGTACCGGACTCGCAACGCAGCGCGAGTGTCTCGAAATCATGGATTGCTACGGGCGCAACAAAGCGAAGAAACTTGCTGAAATTATTGCAGGTGTAGCCCTTGCAGGCGAGCTTTCCCTTGGTGCCGCCATTTCATCGCTTGACTGGGTGTCAAGTCACGAGAAATACGGCCGCAACCGCTAATACTTTATGCTGATTCGGGGTGACGGGCATCCGGTTCGGGTGTCGTCATCCTTTTTCTTTTTCAACCCAACGTATCTCATTTCAAAAAATCCCAGGCTGTTTGAAATCGCATCTCTTACTTGATATGGATGGCGTTGTACTTCATGACAACGACCTCATTCCCGGCGCCGACCGTTTCCTGCATACCATCATGGAGCGCGGCATTGATTTCCGCTTCATCACCAATTACCCGTCCCAAACGCCGGCTGACCTCCAAAACCGGCTCCGCGCTGCCGGGGTTGACATTCCCGTGGAAAAATTCTTCAACTCGGCCATGGCTACCGCGGCCTTTCTTTCCAAGCAAAACGGCAAGAAAGCCTACGTGATCGGCGAGGGCGCCCTCACGCATGAGCTGTACAAAATCGGCTTCACGGTAACGGATATTGATCCGGATGTGGTCGTGGTAGGAGAGACGCGCTCCTACAATTGGGAGATGATCCGCAAGGCTTCTTATTTTGTCAAAAACGGGGCGCGCTTTATCGCGACCAATCCTGATGTAGCGGGTCCCGGCGGTTCACCGGCTTGCGGAGCGCTGTGTGCGCCCATTGAGCGCATCAGCGGGAAGAAGCCGCTCTACATCGGCAAGCCTAGCGCCTTTATGCTGCGTGCTGCCCTCGACAGTATGAAAGCGCACAGTGAAAATTCTCTCATTATTGGCGACAACATGCATACCGATATTCTGGCCGGGGTACAGGCAGGCGTACAAACCGTGCTGGTGCTCTCCGGTTACAGCAAGCTGGAAGACCTGGATTTATTCCCCTACCGACCGAACCATGTGTTTAACGCGCTGGGTGAAATAGATCCTGATCAGCTTGAGCTTTAATCGCTTTATTTCCTTCAAAAATAACACAAAGCCGCTATGAAAACCTTAAACGCTCCCCGACTCCCGTTTTGCGGATACGCGCTTGCAGCCATCGTGCTGATGCTTCCCTTTTTTGCTTCATGTGCATCTGAGGAAGCCCCGGAGCCGGTTCCCGGTCCTGAAGTGCTTATACCAGCCGCTGCATATAACGATGGCACGCCTTATTTCAGAAATGACCGGATTTATCTGGAAGATTACAGCAATGCCTTACACGCAATTTTCATGACTGCCGGCAATTCGCGAAGCTCCGAGCTTGCAAACGAAAATTACCGACCTGAACTGGCAGAACAATCCAATCCTCGGGCGCAGCAGTGGCTTGACCTGGTGCAGCTCACCGATTCCTTTTTTAACAGCAGCGGACGCTTCACCCCGTACTTTACCCGGCAGGATGATGGCTTTGTCCCGGCGCAAAAAACAGATCTTTCAGTGTACCCGCATCTCGTTTACGCCTATCACATGCATCACCGGGGCGGCCGCTTTTCCGATGAAGCTATCGAGCAGGCACTGTACTTTCAGCCGCTAAACTACCTTGTTTCACCCGGCCGCTACCTGCTGCAGAACCATTACCGCGACGGTGCCTTTTTTGATGATGACGGCCGTATCGATTACCGCAGCATGAGCTACGCCCTTGGCGGCATTCACGGGCATATCTACTCGTGGGTGATCTGGGCCAAGCCCGACGGGGAGGACAACATGGGCATGGTAGATGAAGCCCGGCTCACCGGCTGGATGCAGTTCACCAAGGAAGAGATGGCGGACATCGCTCTGGAAGTAGCGGCCTATCTCGACGCTGCCTGGGATTCCGAACGGCAGATTTATGTGTTTCAGGATGATATGATGGATGCCGCATGGAGCATTGATGCCCTTGGCGCCATGATTCGCGGCCACAAAGCACTGTACGAAGCGCTCTATATGTTTGGGCAAGGCACCGAAACCATGTTCGCGGCACGTCAGTTGTTCGACCGCTCGGTCATTTTGTTTGAACATGCCGAAGCCCTTGCCAAACCCTGGGGCTTTCCGCAGCGGATTTCCTTCACCGCTGACGGACCGGTTGCCGCCGCAACCTATACCGAGCCGTATCACACCTTTCAGTTCATGAACCACATCGGCGGCGGTTTTTCATGGGATCGTGAACTTGAAGGTACCTCAGGTTTTATCGGGGAACATCAGCCTGACATTCCGCGGCGTGTTGGAGCATTAAGCGACATGCTGCTGCAGGGCGCCCTGGACCACATGATGCCTGAAGGCCGCGTTGTAAAGCAGCTCTCCTATGAAAATGGCAGCGTAAAAGATCAAATGACTGGTATTTCAGCGGCCGGCATGTTCGTCACCGCTGCGGGTAACATCTACCGCAAAGGAAGTGCTTTCGAACGCGCCTCGGACTGGGAAAGCGTTACGGATGATGTACGTGAACGCAGCCGCTTGCTGTACGACGCAAAAATAGCGCACACAGCATTCATTGAGCAGTTTCTGGACGGAATGTAGCGAGGGAAAATAAAATAATCCGCATGAAGCTCCGGGAGATGTTTCCGGAGCATCATGCGGTATGATTTCTCTCTGAATTTGTAAGCCCTGGCTTTGAAGACGAAACCGATTAAAACCGCAATCAGGGTAAGGCGGTACCGGACTGCTGTTGCAGCGCTGCTGTAT
This genomic stretch from Cyclonatronum proteinivorum harbors:
- a CDS encoding hydroxymethylglutaryl-CoA reductase, which translates into the protein MFKIPSLLLRKLYTYGSLMNTKTGFRFEAKNRLSDANVLGVYGIVVDGHEYEAAKVTVELMDGRKLPIREVTAENNIDLKLRDTVVFHVEAEPLEKGKHEVRFNFLTEKVGKLSVQVEDALGEVSEQRVRIPLDKKNDYSPEAIKARQEFVEQYSGTKLKHIPHYSIDPETTQGNCEAFTGVAQIPLGFAGPIQVNGEHAQGEFIVPLATTEGTLVASYNRGIKAVNLSGGVKCTVSVDCMQRAPVYIFDNARDARDFVDWINQPANMARIREESEATSSVAKLLYIDSYLSNKFAYLRFNFATGDAAGQNMVGRATFAACSWILDAYPGKTRFYLESNFATDKKASQVNVMRTRGKRVTAEAVIKRNVLIETLRVEPESLYYHNGVSTIGAFISGANNNGAHSPNAITAMFIALGQDVANVSESSAGILYSELTPEGDLYISLTIPSLIVASYGGGTGLATQRECLEIMDCYGRNKAKKLAEIIAGVALAGELSLGAAISSLDWVSSHEKYGRNR
- a CDS encoding HAD-IIA family hydrolase, translated to MKSHLLLDMDGVVLHDNDLIPGADRFLHTIMERGIDFRFITNYPSQTPADLQNRLRAAGVDIPVEKFFNSAMATAAFLSKQNGKKAYVIGEGALTHELYKIGFTVTDIDPDVVVVGETRSYNWEMIRKASYFVKNGARFIATNPDVAGPGGSPACGALCAPIERISGKKPLYIGKPSAFMLRAALDSMKAHSENSLIIGDNMHTDILAGVQAGVQTVLVLSGYSKLEDLDLFPYRPNHVFNALGEIDPDQLEL